One window of Nymphaea colorata isolate Beijing-Zhang1983 chromosome 11, ASM883128v2, whole genome shotgun sequence genomic DNA carries:
- the LOC116264430 gene encoding uncharacterized protein LOC116264430 → MVMVVREIGVVGSGQMGSGIAQLAAVSGFHVVMVDSDENALKKGLQNIHSSIHRAINKGQLSKSVADDALQRLRCSTSLQEFHSTDVVIEAIVENENVKKQVFSELDKVAKSSAILASNTSSISITRLAAATSRPGQVIGMHFMNPPPVMKLLEIVRGAQTSEDAFVTIKGLAHRLGKTVICSQDYPGFIVNRILMPMINEAFYALYTGVATKEDIDTGMKLGTNHPMGPLELADFIGLDICLSILKVLHDGLGDSKYCPCPLLVQYVDAGRLGRKRGIGVYSYSGTPKSNSHL, encoded by the exons ATGGTGATGGTGGTGAGGGAGATCGGTGTTGTAGGCAGCGGCCAGATGGGTTCGGGCATCGCCCAACTAGCCGCCGTCTCCGGCTTCCACGTTGTCATGGTTGATTCCGACGAGAACGCGCTCAAAAAGGGCCTTCAGAACATCCATTCCTCTATCCATCGCGCCATCAACAAAGGCCAGCTCTCTAAG TCAGTAGCTGATGACGCATTGCAGCGGTTGAGATGTAGCACAAGTTTGCAAGAGTTCCACTCTACAGATGTGGTAATTGAAGCAATtgtggaaaatgaaaatgttaagAAGCAAGTGTTTTCCGAACTGGACAAGGTTGCAAAAAGTTCTGCTATATTGGCATCTAACACAAGTTCCATTTCCATCACTCGTTTAGCAGCTGCAACAAGCCGCCCAGGTCAG GTCATTGGTATGCATTTCATGAACCCACCTCCTGTCATGAAACTTTTGGAGATTGTTAGAGGTGCACAGACGTCTGAAGATGCCTTTGTGACAATCAAGGGTTTGGCACATAG GCTTGGGAAAACGGTTATATGTTCTCAGGATTATCCTGGATTTATCGTAAATCGAATTCTCATGCCCATGATCAATGAAGCATTCTATGCACTCTATACTGGGGTTGCTACAAAAGAGGATATTGATACTGGAATGAAGCTAGGGACTAACCATCCGATGGGACCTTTAGAACTTGCTGATTTCATTGGGTTGGATATCTGTTTATCCATATTGAAAGTTCTTCATGACGGTCTTGGTGATAGTAAGTACTGCCCTTGTCCGCTCCTTGTACAGTATGTTGATGCTGGACGCCTTGGAAGAAAGCGAGGGATTGGTGTTTATTCCTACAGTGGCACACCTAAGTCAAACTCTCATCTGTGA